The Bradyrhizobium guangxiense genomic sequence GAGGAGTATGGGCAGGACATGGTGCAGCATCTGCGCGGCATGTTCGCATTCTGCATCTTCGACCTGCGAAACGGGACCCTCCTTCTTGCGCGAGATCATTTTGGACAAAAACCGCTCTACTACACGAAACAGCACGGGAAACTCGCGTTCGCCAGCGAAATAAGCGCGTTGCGTGCGGTGCCCTGGGTTGATCTTGCAATCGATCGCGAGGCCTTCCTGGACTATACATGCTGGTTGTCGTTGCCTCCGCCAAGGACTCATTACCGCAACATCCTGAAACTGCCCGCCGGTTGCTGCGCGCAGTTCTCGCTGGACAGCTGTGAGCTGAAGATCTCGCGCTACTGGCAATTCGGCCAAGGATCAGTGGCTGACCTGGTGGACGAGCGCGCCGCCATCGCGCAGCTGGATACGGTGCTTGGCGAAAGCATTTCGATGCATTTGCGCGCAGACGTCCCCGTTGGCGTGCTGCTGAGCAGTGGCTTGGACAGCTTCGCCATCCTCAACTACGCGCAGGAGATCGTCGGCGGAAGCATCAGCACCTTTTCGGTGGGATTTGACAGCAGCGATAGCGAGCTCAACGGCGCAGAGCTGGTTGCCCGACAGTCGAAGTCGCGGCACCACGCGTTGAAGCTGAACGAGCGTCATTTTGTCGAGAACCTGGATAGGGTGCTGCGCCATCTCGGCGAGCCGATCGGGGACCCGGCGTGCTTTGCTGTCCTGCTTCTTTGCGAGCTTGCCCGCAACCACGTCAAGGTCCTGTTGTCTGGCGAGGGAAGTGACGAACTCTTTGCAGGGTATGAAGGGCGATATCTTGGGGCGATGTCGACCCTGGATCGTTCCGAGTCGCTGCGGATGCTCGCGCGCGTCCTGCCCAGCGCCAGTTCACCCTGGGAGACCTCGCGCTGGCAGAGGCTGCTGGCGCGAGTGCATTCGTCCAGCGGCCAGGAATTCGTCAATCTGCGCTCAGAGGGTTTCCCTGGTGACGCCCGACAGCCGCGCGGGCACAGCAGAGTTCAGCGCAGCTTGCTGTTCAATCGCTCGGTGGCAATATCCGAGCAGATGTTCCGCCATTACCCGGACCGTCTCAGCAGCCTTCTCGCATTCGACATGGAATGGCAGCTGCCGGAATCGTTGCTGCAAAAGGCCGACAAGATGAGCATGGGCGCGAGCATCGAGCTGCGTGCTCCTTTCCTCGATGTCGAAGTTGCGCGACTCGCGGCGCGGGTTCCTTCCGAATTGAAGTTGCCGCGTTCCGGACCCGGCAAGAGAATACTGAGACGTTTGCTGAAGCAGAGATTTCCCGACAGGCATGTTCCGCTCGTGAAGAAGGGCTTTCCCATCCCGCTGCAGGAATGGATGACTGGGCCTCTTCGCGAACAGGTGGAGGACGAGCTCTTTTCCTCTCGTTCGACAGTATTGAACCACCTCGATCCAAAGCTGCTCCGGAAAGCCTGGAACGACTTCCTGAATGGGTGGGAAGGCGCAAGGGTATTCTATTCGTTATGGCTCTACGAAAGGTGGACCAAAGAGCAGCAACGGAAAGTCTCGGTCGGTGCTCCAAAGAGCCTGGTCGCGACGGTGAGGTGATTCAGGTGATCGCCGGAATGGCCGCGCGTAGAGCGGCGCATTCCCTCTCCGAGCATCGCAGTAAATCCCCCCGGACAAAAACGTATGCGGCAGTGATCGCAGGATCGGGGCGCTGATCGGCGTTGCTCGACCAAGAACCGCGCTGCTACACCCCAGGTTCAAAGCTGTGGCACTGAGCGGCCACAGCTTTGATTGTTGCTCTCGTCACGGTGTCGACGTCGAAGGCGTAGAAATGATCGTGCTCGAAGCTGAGCCGTTGATCAGGTTCCTCAGGGCATAGCCCTGCGTGACCGTCGACATCGGATCCTGCACAGCCGAGTTGAGGGTGTGGAGGAAGGCCACGAACTTTCCGACCTCGACCGAGGCCGAATTCGTGACGTAAAGCACGTCCTTGTTACGCATCTCGAACTTCGTCGCCAGGAAGAAGCTGGAGGGATCCCGGAAGTTGATATTGTAGATGACCGGCACGAGTGGCCCGGGATATTGCGCGCAATCTATGCCCATTGCGCTGGCAACTTCGCACGGCTCGCCGCGATAGAGGAACACTGAGGCCGGATTGGCCTGACCGTCCAACAGACCACCAGATTTTGACACGGCTTCTGCCAGGGACAGGCGCCACGCACCAAACGGAACCTGTTGCTGCCGACCCAGAGCGCCGAACGCCAGGAAGGTCTGAGGCTCGCGATACAGGAACAGCGTATCGTTGGCATGGACATAGACGTTATTGGCCGGTTCGTAGATCAGAGCACCGAGCGGTGCAGTCGCACGGCTGCCACTGCGCTCGAGCATGATCCACATCTCGGACGCGGGACCCTGCGTGCCCCCGGAGCGAGCGATATAGTCCAGCACGCGCTCCGGTGTGGCAGTGATCGGCACGCGGCCCGGACGTCCAACCTCGCCCACCATCGTAACCAGTGAGGTTTGCTGGTCGACCGTCGAGACGACAACCTGCGGGTCGATTGCGCGATTCTTGAGCGCCTCGACGATAGCCTGCTGCACCTCTTCCTTGGTTCTTCCCAATGCCCTGATGTTGCCCGCGTACGGAATGGAAATGTTTCCGCGTGTATCGACCGATTGGGTGGGGATCGTGATGAAATTGCCCGGACGCACACCTGCTTCTGCGGGAATGAAGAGACCGCCGGTGCTCGCTTCGAAGATGGTGACGGACACAGTGTCGCCAATACCGAAGCGAAGATCCTTGGGACGCTTCTGCGTGGCGAACTTGGTCAGCCGAGGGGCGGACGAGGCCAACACGGAGACGACCTGCGGTGTGACTTTGACGAAGGCATGGGGAAGGCTGTCGGGATCAACGTAAGACGCATCCCTCACCGCTATCTCGGACGGACCGGATGCCGGCAAAAGCGCGCATCCGCCCAGAGCCGGAACGAGCAACAATGTTGCCGCAATTGCCGCAGGTCTCAACTCTCTCATCCCCAAAAACACACGGTTCAAAATTCGTAGGAATGAATAGCATGCAAAGCCTGGAATAAACGGTTAACCTAACTTGCTGACAGGCATGTTTTGGTTGCTGTGGCATTTCTGCCACGCCAGGCCTGATCCAGCCACCACCGCAATCAATGGTTTTTCGAAGACTTCTGACAATCGCCGCGATTTGCCTTGTTGGCGGCTGCCCTGCCTCGCCTCAGATGTTCGTCGCGGACGGTGAGTGGATTGAGGCATTCACAGGCGTTCGCTACGTGGCGGAGAGAGTCGCGGTCGGGCCGGAAGGGGGAGGTCTCGTTCACTTCGTTCAAATTGACCTTTCAACGCCTGGGATCGAGTTGTTTGTGACGCCGCTGGATCTCCATGCGGTCCAATCCGGCTGGGAATATCGGCTGGCGTACGTATCAAGCGTCGTCCGAGAGCAGCACCTTGCCTTCGCGGTCAACGCCAGTCTCTTCACATCGCGGTCGCTTGGTTACCTGCAGCTGGCCGGTGATATGGCGCGAAGTGTCGAGACAGTGGTCGCAGACCATGTCGTCAACCACCTCTGGGAACACACCTACCTTCTCGCCTTTGACGACCGGCTGGCCCCTTGGTTTACGCTGTCGAAGCCTCCACCGGCCGTGGACCTTGCGCGTGCGCGGTGGGCGATCGGCGGACAAGGGATCGACCTCCGGGAAGGGCGCGTAAGGACCGGGAGCGCCATGCCGGACGCCCGGACTGCCGTCGCGCTTGATCAGGGTGGCCGACGCCTGTTCCTTGCCGTGGCCGAGAATATGTCGCCCCATTTGTTGTTGGCCAAATTGGCTGAACGAGGCGGTTGGACCGGAATGATGCTGGACGGCGGCCATTCCAGCACCCTTGCGGTGGGTCCGAACGCCAGGGGGCTTCGATCTGGCACTTTGGTCGGAGGTTGGCGTCCGGTCGCCACCGTTCTGGGAATCCGCGCAAGGCCGGTGCAGCCCAAGCTCCCCGACGACTGACCTCGCTGTCGGGACAGTGTGGCTGCCAAGGCACACTTGGCGTCCAAAAAATATTGCACGACAGTATAAATGGCAGCTTGTGCTATCCAGGATAGCCGACCGGTCGTACTCGGCGAATCGGCCGTGCATTTGCGACGTCAGGAGGGTCCCGTGAGACGCGTCATTTGTCTGCTGGCAATGCTTGCAATTCCCGCCTTGGCTTCGCCCGTGGGGCCGGTCGCTGCTGCGGATGCTCCAGTCCCGGCCCGATCGGTCGTTCGGGAATGCGCTGATCCTGACTGCCGCCATCACGAGCGCGTCTATACCAGCCGGGAATATATCCGGGTTCGCTACCCCAAGTGCAGGATTCGCGATGCCTGCTCGCTTTATGGAGCCTACGGGCCGCATGGCGGGGCGCCGTATTGGGGTGCATATACGGGATGGGGCTATTATCAGGCTTGGTAGCATCGGTGCGCCGTTGCAGGCGCTCAAGAGAACTCGTCCCGATCGATGCCTAGATGCTGGGCGATGGCCGCCGGCTCCAGTGCCTCGATTCTAAGACTGGAGTCTCGCTAGGCGTTCCTTGAATTGTTCGACCCTGATCGGGTTGTCGCCGTAGAGCCCTTGCGCCTTCTCCTCCACGTATTCCTGGAGCCTCTTGCGAACCGGCGCCGGAACTTGCTCGTTGCTGAGTATCCGGGCGATCGTGCCGGTCGACAGACCTGAATTCTTGTGCTGTCCGCTGAGGATCGACCAAGTCGTACTCCGGCTGAGGCCGAGGGCCGCAGCCTGCTGATCGAGGCTTTCAAATCCCGCGATCCGAAGAGCTTCCGTGATTTCGCGAATCTTGGCCCATTGGCGTTCGCGCCCCGGACTGCACAGGGGGATATCAGTGGCAACAGCTAACGGATAATCGTGCGAGTTCGACATTGCAAAAATATTCAATTAATCGTCGCGGCCTGCAACTCGGATGAAATGTTTCCGTTAGCAGGTAACGTTACCGGCGAGTGTGGCAATTGAGGCAGAGCTTTTCTTGGTTCCGATACGCTAACGGTTCCCTTCAGGCGAGACAGTATCAACAACTCCCAAGTGTAGGATGGTGACACGTCGTTTGTGTGAACCGGACGCTGCCAGGTTCGAACATATTCTGCGAGCAAGTCGGTTTATTGCTGGGTTCCTCCGGCTCTACACCGCATCGTGACTTGGCGCTGGGGTGCAAAGCGGGGAGATTACAAGCTTGGATTGGAGCATTGAGAAGCCTCGTTGAAACCCAATTCGGCCACCTTTGTTCGGTTTATCTAGAGGCAGAGGAAAAATCGCAAGTGTCGCGACAAAACCCAGTATCCTCGGCTGTCGAAACTGGAATCTAATGATTGAATTTGCTTTGGGTGCGATTGTTGGCGCGGCGTCGGGTTACGCAGTGCGGGCTTGGTTATCTGCACGCCGTCGTCGAGCTGCACGCGCCGCCCGCGTTGCAAAGAGTGCTGGCATCGCGGCGAGCGGGGAGCGGCATTTTGTCCCCTTCAAGTCTGAAGGCGCGCCCAGCGAGACCGGTGAGAATGCAAGCTCGATGGTCGTCAGGCTCCAGCCAGGCGCCAACGAGGCCGGGCAGGCTCAAGCCAACGAATTCCGCGTTCGTGCCGACTCCGCGGCTCGCATGTGATGGGTCGGGACTTCCCGGTTGACCCATGACTCCCGCAAAGATACTCTGCGTTTGAGGCTGGGAATTCTGGCTGATAATTCCTGTTTAATCGCTGCGGGGCGCGCGGAAGCCCATCCATTGATCAATGAAGGTTTTAATTGCTCCTGACTGGAGGGCGGGCAATCCGTATCAGGATTTACTAGCCCAAGCCCTGGAGCGGCAATCGGTTTCGGTCGATTTTCTGCAAAATTACAAACGTGTATTCCCTCTTGCTCGCTCCGTGAGGAAGAGCTCGGCAGATATATTCCATCTCCATTGGCCCGAAGCCTACTTTTCCCGTGCCAAAGCCAAGCTGGAGTGGTGCCGGCACGCGCGTTTCCCGGTCGACCTGGAGCTGGCGTGTCAGAACAAGCTTCTTGCCTATACCGCGCACAACCTGCTGCCCCATAGCCGTCACACCCGACTCTTTCAGCTTTCGGCAAAAGTCAACGCGCGCTACGTCGTGAGACGAGCGGGCATCATCTTTGCCCATTCTGCGGCGGCAAGATCGAGGCTCGTTGCGGAACTGGGCGCCGAGGAGTCGAAGATTCGCGTCATTCCGCATGGAGATCTATCCGGGACTTTGGGCGCACCGATCCCCCGGGATGAGGCCATCCGGGCTCTGGGCATTGGCTCGGCTCCTTTCGCGCTCATGTTCGGCGCGGTGGACGAATACAAGTCCTATGAAGAGATCATCCGGTGGTGGAAGCAGAGCGACATGCCACTTCGCCTCGCGATCGCCGGAAAACCGCGGACCGAGGCGTATGGGCATCATCTGGTGAACCTGATCGGCGGGGCGCCGAACATCATCCCCGCATTTGAATGGCTGTCCGAGGAGCAGCTGCGCCTTTGGCTCAGCGCCGCCTCGCTCGTCATTTTCAACTATCGCGAAATCCTCACCTCAGGAGCGGCGTGCTTGGCGCGCTCATACGGCATTCCCATCGTGTTGCCGAAGCGGTTGACGTCCGTGGATCTTGGCGAACCCACGCCCTACGTGTTGCGGTTCTCAACCCCGGAAACCGATCTGGGCAAACAGCTCGAATTGGCGCTCGCAGTGAAACCCGATTTCGATGCTGCGGCCGACTGGCGAGAGGCTTGCAGCTGGGATCGCGTGGCGCGGCTCACGGCGGAGGCCTATGCTGACGCTCAGCGTGGCTGAATCTTGCCCTGCCAAGGGAACGTGAGCGGTCGGGCAACTGCCGGGAGCCGATTGGTCATGGCCTGATGCGGACGCATTAATGTTAAGGAGAGCCAACGCCATGCGCGAGTCGTTTAAGCGATGTACAGTCCGTGAGGTCCATCGCGGCGCGTGACATGAGCAAGATATTTTTCATCAATCGATTTTTCTTTCCCGACCACTCCGCTACCAGCCAAATTCTCAGCGATCTCACATGGCACCTGACGGGCAGGGGGAGAAGCGTCCACGTCATTACCAGTGGACAGGCGTACGACAACCCTGGTGCTCGTCTCCGCTCCGAAGAGGTCATCCGAGGCGTGCACGTACATCGCGTCTCCTCGACCGGTTTTGGCAGGGCCGGTCTGTTCGGCCGTCTGCTCGATTATCTCTCGTTCTATTGGTCGGCACTTGCGATGCTCTGGAGGCTGGTCGAAGCCGGGGACGTCGTCGTGGTGAAGACCGATCCGCCGCTCCTTTCCGTACCGGCTGCGCTGGTCGCGAGGGGGAAGCGTGCGTCTCTCGTCAACTGGTTGCAGGATGTCTATCCGGAAGTCGCGACCGAGCTCGGAGTGCCGTTTCTGCGCGGTCCGATCAGCTGGCTGATCGCGAAGTTGCGCGACCTTTCGTTGCGTTCCGCTGCCGCGAACGTTGTTGTCGGCGAGCGGATGCGGGCGCTGCTCGTGTCGAAGAACGTTCAGCCTGAAAGGGTCTTCTGCATTCCGAACTGGTGCGACGATTCCGCGATCACGGAGGTGGCGGATTCGGACAATCCTTTGAAATCGGAATGGAAGCTGCAGGATAAGTTCGTCGTCGGATATTCCGGCAATCTCGGCCGCGCTCACGATTACGAGACCATGCTCGCGGCTGCCGAGCTGCTGCGTGACCATCCAGAAGTTGTTTTCCTGATGATCGGAGGGGGGCATCAGGTCAAGGATCTCGCGCGAGAGGTTGAGCTCCGAGGGCTGGCGAGCGCTTTCTGTTTTAAATCCTACCAACCCCGGGAGCAATTAAAGCAATCATTATGCTTGCCGGACGTCCATTGGTTGTCGCTTGAGCCCCGCCTGGAAGGCTTGATCGTTCCAAGCAAGTTCTACGGGATCGCCGCGGCTGCGCGGCCGACCATTGCAGTGGGCGATTTGAAGGGAGAGATTGCAGGACTTGTTCAGCGATATGCGTGTGGAATCGCTGTTGCCAAAGGGGATGGGCGCGGAATGGCGGACGCTATTCTTTCGCTGCATGAAAACGCAGAACAGCGCCGCCTGATGGGGCAAAATGCACGCAAGATGATCGATGAGCACGCTGGGCGAGGACGGTCGCTGCAAGCCTGGGAATCGTTGCTGGTCCGGCTATCTCTCCCGTAGTGACGCTTTCGTCTGTTCGGGTGGCGCGTCCAGCAGTTATTCCTATTCTTCGATTGAAATTCGCGATTTAAATAACTTATTGAAAATCCAGCTGTTTTGTTAAATTTTCAATTTGGAGTCGAGTTTGTCCAAAAAATGGGTGTTGACGCAGCGCCGCATTAAGAGTTTGTTACCCATGGAAGTAGTAATTTTACGGAGGGCTTTCCACTATGTTTAAGAAGTTTCTATGCTCGGTTGCTGCGCTCGGTGCGCTTGCGCTGGTCGCTCAGAGTGAAGCGAAGGCTGCCACCATTTTCGGTTTTTATAGCCTTGATGGTGGAGCGACGATCAACCCCTTGCTGGATGCTGATCCGTCTGCAAGTGGCTTCGCTTTCTTCGGCGCGCTCGGTAATTTCAACGTGAACATCCTTGGTGGTGCCGTGCAGCCGGCCGCCGGAACCGACCTCTTTACGGCCACCGCTATCGATAGCCATACGGCGCCGAGCACGGATCTGCTGAAGCTTTACTTCGTCGGTACGGGTTTCACGCCGGGTGGATCACAGACCTTCACGAGCCAGTTTACGTCCAATGCTCAGGGCTCGGGTCTGACGGTGGGTGAATCCACCTACTTGGGTACGCCGTTTGCCCCCGGCACGCTCCTGGGCTCGGCACTTTTCCCGCCTCTGCTTGGGACGGCTTCTTCGGTCACCAGCGCGTTCGCGGCGTTGGGTTATTCACTCACTGGCGAATTTGATATCACTGCGACTGGCGTTCAAAGTCAGACGGGTACCATTCGCGTCTCGGCAGTCCCGGGGCCGATCGTCGGTGCCGGTCTGCCCGGTCTGGTCGCGGCATGCGGTGGTCTTCTCGCACTCGCGCGCCGTCGGCGGAAGCAGGCAATCTAAGTACGGACCTTTGTAAAGTCTGGAAATCCCTCAAGGGCCGCGGAGCGACAGCTCCGTGGCTTTTGCTTTGTGGGCGACGCGCTTCGTCGCTTCAGTATACGTGGATACCTCGGACCCTGGCGGCGGCTACGTGCAGCAAGCGCTGTCAGCGCTTGTCGGCCAATTGCAAGGGCGCCAGTAGCGTCGTGCCCGTTTAAATCAGCACGCGCGCTCTGCCGCCCGACGGCCGCGGTGAATCTCCGCGGGCCGCGCGACGTCATCTTGGAAATAGGATGAGTTTGAATCGCTGGCCTGCAACATCAAGCCGGCTGCCGCCCAAACGAGTTTGGGCGGGATAAGGGAGGATCGAAGATCTATGCCGACCGACCCGGAGCTTGGGTCCGTTGCGCCCTCCGCCGGCTGGCAATCCAGCCCATCATCAGGCCACCCAGAACCATCGAAGGGAGAGTCGGGTTGCCGAGCGGCACGGCAGAGATGTTCTCTGTCGAGATGATGGCTTCGGGAAGATAGTTGTTGGCTGCTAGCCAATTGCCGTTTGGATCTCCAGCTGTGTACGCAAACGGTCCTGTTTGCGTCGTATTGAATTGCCAGCTGTTCAATGTTGCGAAATCAGCAATCGCGACCAGGAAATAGCTGCCGGCACCAATCGACCAATTGAGATTGTTCAGCAGAACCGGATGTGCGCTGTCTGCCGCCAGGTTTGTCTGGTACAGGAATGTCCCTGTGGGAATGCCAGATCCATTGTCTGCCATGATACCCAGGGTAAACGTCGTAAGAGCCGAGCCCGGCTGGGGGCCGATAAAGGCCTCGATGCCGTTGACCTGAGTCGAGGTCCCCGCGAAAAAACCTAGCCCGATTGACTGCGTGGAAGGGCTAGACCCCACATTTTGAACCCCCCATCCTGAGCTGGCTCCATAGGTATCTCCTCCGATCGTGTCCTTAAGGATCGTTGCGTGGCTGGAGCTAGTGCCGACCAGAAAAATCGCTGTTGCCGCTGCCAGGACCGTCTTCATTTGTAATGCGCCTTTGATGAATGATTTCCACGATTGAGGCTTCTCTCATCATGATTCATGCCCTGCTGATTCGCCATGATTTATTCGAATTTACATGAGCGATGCGTCGTCCGACCACAGGGCTCTGGCGCTTCCAGGTGGCACGCGGAAGTCTTGGCAAGCGCACCTTTCGTCCGAAAGGCGTGCCAGGGGTGTGGCGATGGGGCGCGCACCTACTTCGGCCGGGCCGACTGCGCATTTTCGTTGGGGCGCCGCAAAGCCGGTCCTGCTGCTGAGCGCGCCACACGCGTCAGAGTGGGATAGACGCCTCAGGCCTGGGAATATAGGCTGCTAGCCATTTAAGCGTCATGAATATGAGCGTAGTCGGCGTACCGGGTATGATTTCTCCCTTCAGAAAATTGAGGCGTGAAAATCCGAAGCGCGGAGCCGATCGCGAATATCCGGTTGTTGTAGAACTTGGTCTTGACGCTCCGAGCAAACGGTCAAATCCGCCCGATTTGCGCAGGCTCCTGCAGCAGAAGAGGCGCCAGCTTGCCTTGGCGTATCGTCGGGCCGGCCTGACGATGGAAAACCGCAAGGTCGTTTTCGGGCAATCACGAGGCGTAGTGACGGGCTGGCAGATCGGGGAGGAGTGGCTCCTCATCGGCGGGGCTGTCGCTGTCATGGCCGTTCTTGTCGGCTTCGTTGCCTCAGTCCACTATTTCGCAGGAGGGCCGCCGTGGCCCACTCAACTGGTCATTTCGGCCCAAACCCCGCCGCCCGCTTCGCCGCTCGAGGGGGTATTCCTGGCCCGCAATCAAAGTGGATTGTTCAGAATCAACAACCTTTCGGTTGGCTGCAAGGTCATTTCGCTTCGGACGAAGCGGTTCAGCATGACGAAGGATTCGATGACATCGTTGATGTTTCCTTCCCGGGGACCGGCTGCTCTAGTGCGGCCAGCTTCGGCGAATGCTTTCACCTGTCCGTTTTATGAGTACATCGAGTCTGCTTCAGGCGCTGTTTCGCCTGCTGATCTGACCGAGGCTCAGATCATGCTGGTCGCAAAATATGATGCACCCCGGTGGTGGCCGTACAATCCAGAAGTCTCAGCGCTGTTTGCGCTCGACGTCAGGAGTTCGCCGCCACGATGGATGATGAAGTGACTTCCGCTGGATGCGCGAGATCAAGCCATGCCTCGCGTGACCGTCTTGGCGGCGTACGGCTCAATAAATCCGGCGCAAAATTGCGCAAGAACGGCTGGGCAGAGCCAGGGGACGCCGGATGCAGCTTGGCTTGTCGTCCCTGGCCAACGCCGCCGGGCTGCCGAACGCGCGTTTCCTGAGCGCTGGGTTCTCTGGATAGGACCCGCCAGGGGACGGTTATCTGTTGATATCGTTTCCTTACAGTGCCGGACTGGCACTCCCCGGCGGAGTTTGTGGTATCGAGGCCGCCTTCGTTCGTCACACCAACGCAGCCCCGGGGCGCCTTTTTTGGGGCCATTGCGAATTGGGCTGAAGCAGTCTAGGTACGGCGATTATGAACCCATTGGATCAGGCCTTTCACTTGGATCATCACTTGATGATCCAACAACGGACGCGGCGAGCTCGCTCGGTCGTGGTCTCGGTGGCCGGTCTGTTCGTCGCCGGAGCAATTGGTACCTGTGTGGCGAGCAGTTACGACGAGCCGCTTCAATCGGCGGCGCCAGCGAGGCCGCCGGCGGCGGCGCCAGATGATAAGCCTCCCCT encodes the following:
- a CDS encoding glycosyltransferase; the protein is MKVLIAPDWRAGNPYQDLLAQALERQSVSVDFLQNYKRVFPLARSVRKSSADIFHLHWPEAYFSRAKAKLEWCRHARFPVDLELACQNKLLAYTAHNLLPHSRHTRLFQLSAKVNARYVVRRAGIIFAHSAAARSRLVAELGAEESKIRVIPHGDLSGTLGAPIPRDEAIRALGIGSAPFALMFGAVDEYKSYEEIIRWWKQSDMPLRLAIAGKPRTEAYGHHLVNLIGGAPNIIPAFEWLSEEQLRLWLSAASLVIFNYREILTSGAACLARSYGIPIVLPKRLTSVDLGEPTPYVLRFSTPETDLGKQLELALAVKPDFDAAADWREACSWDRVARLTAEAYADAQRG
- a CDS encoding polysaccharide biosynthesis/export family protein — translated: MRELRPAAIAATLLLVPALGGCALLPASGPSEIAVRDASYVDPDSLPHAFVKVTPQVVSVLASSAPRLTKFATQKRPKDLRFGIGDTVSVTIFEASTGGLFIPAEAGVRPGNFITIPTQSVDTRGNISIPYAGNIRALGRTKEEVQQAIVEALKNRAIDPQVVVSTVDQQTSLVTMVGEVGRPGRVPITATPERVLDYIARSGGTQGPASEMWIMLERSGSRATAPLGALIYEPANNVYVHANDTLFLYREPQTFLAFGALGRQQQVPFGAWRLSLAEAVSKSGGLLDGQANPASVFLYRGEPCEVASAMGIDCAQYPGPLVPVIYNINFRDPSSFFLATKFEMRNKDVLYVTNSASVEVGKFVAFLHTLNSAVQDPMSTVTQGYALRNLINGSASSTIISTPSTSTP
- a CDS encoding phosphodiester glycosidase family protein, with product MFVADGEWIEAFTGVRYVAERVAVGPEGGGLVHFVQIDLSTPGIELFVTPLDLHAVQSGWEYRLAYVSSVVREQHLAFAVNASLFTSRSLGYLQLAGDMARSVETVVADHVVNHLWEHTYLLAFDDRLAPWFTLSKPPPAVDLARARWAIGGQGIDLREGRVRTGSAMPDARTAVALDQGGRRLFLAVAENMSPHLLLAKLAERGGWTGMMLDGGHSSTLAVGPNARGLRSGTLVGGWRPVATVLGIRARPVQPKLPDD
- the asnB gene encoding asparagine synthase (glutamine-hydrolyzing), yielding MCGIAGLVDRSGSVAPELLSAMLDQIYHRGPDGEGAFLCPERAFAIGMRRLSIIDLQSGDQPIWNEAHDVGVVFNGEIYNYKELTRSLEGRGHIFRTRSDTEVLVHLYEEYGQDMVQHLRGMFAFCIFDLRNGTLLLARDHFGQKPLYYTKQHGKLAFASEISALRAVPWVDLAIDREAFLDYTCWLSLPPPRTHYRNILKLPAGCCAQFSLDSCELKISRYWQFGQGSVADLVDERAAIAQLDTVLGESISMHLRADVPVGVLLSSGLDSFAILNYAQEIVGGSISTFSVGFDSSDSELNGAELVARQSKSRHHALKLNERHFVENLDRVLRHLGEPIGDPACFAVLLLCELARNHVKVLLSGEGSDELFAGYEGRYLGAMSTLDRSESLRMLARVLPSASSPWETSRWQRLLARVHSSSGQEFVNLRSEGFPGDARQPRGHSRVQRSLLFNRSVAISEQMFRHYPDRLSSLLAFDMEWQLPESLLQKADKMSMGASIELRAPFLDVEVARLAARVPSELKLPRSGPGKRILRRLLKQRFPDRHVPLVKKGFPIPLQEWMTGPLREQVEDELFSSRSTVLNHLDPKLLRKAWNDFLNGWEGARVFYSLWLYERWTKEQQRKVSVGAPKSLVATVR
- a CDS encoding glycosyltransferase family 4 protein, with the protein product MSKIFFINRFFFPDHSATSQILSDLTWHLTGRGRSVHVITSGQAYDNPGARLRSEEVIRGVHVHRVSSTGFGRAGLFGRLLDYLSFYWSALAMLWRLVEAGDVVVVKTDPPLLSVPAALVARGKRASLVNWLQDVYPEVATELGVPFLRGPISWLIAKLRDLSLRSAAANVVVGERMRALLVSKNVQPERVFCIPNWCDDSAITEVADSDNPLKSEWKLQDKFVVGYSGNLGRAHDYETMLAAAELLRDHPEVVFLMIGGGHQVKDLAREVELRGLASAFCFKSYQPREQLKQSLCLPDVHWLSLEPRLEGLIVPSKFYGIAAAARPTIAVGDLKGEIAGLVQRYACGIAVAKGDGRGMADAILSLHENAEQRRLMGQNARKMIDEHAGRGRSLQAWESLLVRLSLP